In the Desulfobaccales bacterium genome, one interval contains:
- a CDS encoding molybdopterin-binding protein, with the protein MIKKIPLSEAVGTRLAHDITEIRPGEFKGPAFTKGHLVCEADLCRLQRLGKNHLYVIDLEEDEIHENEAAAILAEALAGEGVVWQNHPKEGRINLYAGRDGLLVVDVPALAAFNMVEEVMCATLHSHTLVQQGDLVAGTRAIPLIMKRAVIERAAAIARQHGAVLRVLPLQAAKAGIVITGNEVFHGLIPDRFAPILEGKLARLGVKSGGVSFAPDDARLIAGAIRAHLEAGCTLILVTGGMSVDPDDVTRQGIREAGAGEIHYGAAVLPGAMFLCAYIGEVPVLGVPACALHHPVTVLDLVLPRVLAGERVGRRELALMGHGGLCRHCPECSYPRCAFGK; encoded by the coding sequence ATGATCAAGAAGATTCCCTTGTCTGAGGCCGTGGGCACCCGCCTGGCCCACGACATCACCGAAATCAGGCCCGGGGAATTCAAAGGCCCGGCCTTCACCAAGGGTCACCTGGTATGCGAGGCGGACCTCTGCCGCTTGCAGCGCCTGGGGAAAAACCACCTCTACGTCATCGACCTGGAGGAGGACGAAATCCACGAAAACGAGGCCGCCGCTATCCTGGCTGAGGCTCTGGCGGGGGAGGGGGTGGTGTGGCAGAACCACCCCAAAGAGGGGCGCATCAACCTCTACGCCGGGCGGGACGGCCTGCTGGTGGTGGATGTGCCGGCCCTGGCGGCCTTCAATATGGTGGAGGAGGTGATGTGCGCCACCCTCCACAGCCACACCCTGGTGCAGCAGGGGGACCTGGTGGCCGGCACCCGGGCCATCCCCCTCATCATGAAGCGGGCAGTCATCGAGCGGGCCGCGGCCATTGCCCGCCAGCACGGCGCGGTGCTGCGGGTCCTGCCTCTTCAGGCCGCCAAGGCGGGCATCGTCATCACCGGCAACGAGGTCTTTCACGGCCTCATTCCCGACCGCTTCGCCCCCATCCTGGAGGGCAAGCTGGCCCGCCTGGGGGTGAAGTCCGGCGGCGTCAGCTTCGCGCCGGATGACGCCCGGCTCATCGCCGGGGCCATCCGGGCGCATCTGGAGGCCGGCTGCACCCTGATTCTGGTGACCGGCGGCATGAGCGTGGACCCGGACGACGTCACCCGGCAGGGGATCCGGGAGGCCGGCGCCGGCGAGATCCACTACGGCGCCGCAGTGCTGCCCGGGGCCATGTTTCTCTGCGCCTATATCGGGGAGGTGCCGGTGTTGGGGGTGCCGGCCTGCGCTTTGCACCACCCGGTGACGGTGCTGGACCTGGTGCTTCCCCGGGTCCTGGCCGGGGAGCGGGTGGGGAGGAGGGAGCTGGCCCTCATGGGCCACGGGGGTCTGTGCCGCCATTGCCCGGAGTGCAGCTACCCCCGCTGCGCCTTCGGCAAGTGA
- a CDS encoding FmdE family protein, with protein MEKAMTFDELLTASAAAHGHLCPGQVVGVRLAILGLRLQGMAVPPNLAQLKDLIVFVEMDRCAGDAVAYVTGVRLGRRSLKFADYGIMAATFVHLRTGRAYRILSTEESRELAALYAPEETDKVRRQLVAYRRMPDSVLFRVQEVEVELRAVDLPGPTRAKATCQACGQVVRDGREVRRHGRVLCRPCAGDAYFSRPREIAWPEMNWVPTPEPLSFPENLNPPRLTSAPEDDHDQEDSLV; from the coding sequence GTGGAAAAAGCTATGACCTTTGACGAGCTCCTCACGGCCTCGGCCGCGGCCCACGGGCATCTCTGCCCCGGGCAGGTGGTGGGGGTGCGCTTGGCCATCCTGGGCCTGCGCCTGCAGGGCATGGCGGTGCCCCCCAACCTGGCCCAACTGAAGGACCTCATCGTCTTTGTGGAGATGGACCGCTGCGCCGGGGATGCGGTGGCCTACGTCACCGGCGTCAGGCTGGGTCGGCGCTCCCTCAAGTTTGCGGACTACGGCATCATGGCCGCCACCTTCGTGCATCTCAGGACCGGCCGGGCCTACCGCATCCTCTCCACGGAGGAATCCCGGGAGCTGGCGGCCCTGTATGCCCCCGAGGAGACCGACAAGGTGCGCCGGCAGCTCGTCGCCTACCGGCGCATGCCCGACAGCGTGCTTTTCCGGGTGCAGGAGGTGGAAGTGGAATTGAGGGCGGTGGACCTCCCGGGCCCCACCCGGGCCAAGGCCACCTGCCAGGCCTGCGGCCAGGTGGTGCGGGACGGCCGGGAAGTGCGGCGCCACGGCCGGGTGCTTTGCCGGCCCTGCGCCGGCGACGCCTATTTCAGCCGGCCCCGGGAGATTGCCTGGCCGGAAATGAACTGGGTCCCCACCCCCGAGCCCTTGTCTTTCCCGGAGAACCTCAATCCTCCCCGGCTGACCTCAGCCCCTGAGGACGACCATGATCAAGAAGATTCCCTTGTCTGA
- a CDS encoding molybdopterin-dependent oxidoreductase has translation MSKPEFAAPEGEFLEMINQPLDRRDFLKCSALLGGSVAAVSCLPRLGWAAEERSPVFDVGDAYVHHRPENQIYSVCQQCNTNCGIKVKLVDGLVAKIDGNPYSPWTLTPQLPYHTPIAQAATVEGAICPKGQAGLQALYDPYRLVKVLKRAGKRGENKWQTISFEQAITEIVEGGNLFGEGQVEGLKDILVLRDPKIAAELAADAGLVTAKKMDLAAFKEKHKDNLTYLIDPDHPDLGPKNNQFCLQWGRLKAGRSELLKRLVGSAMGSVNTHGHTTVCQGSLYFTCKAMSDQFVEGKFTGGSKFYWQADTGNAEFILFVGANLYEGNYGPPLRSVKITNGLIDGRLKIAVVDPRCNKAASRAWKWLPVRPNGVAAVGLGMMRWIIDNQRYDARYLANANKAAALADHEPTWTQTAWLVKLKDGQPTTFLRGSDLGLPPQKRPKKDGGEWDFDPFVAFKDGKFIPFDPDSETEPVEGELLVDTEVPGSGLKVKSVFQILKDTVSARKLSEWAELAGVRASDLEDLAREFTSHGKKAVADIHRGVSQNTSGFYNVLIYMTLNTLIGNHDWMGGLAKATTYNLDGDKEGKPFNLTKQKGKLKPWGISIIRHETAYDKTTLFSGFPAKRVWYPFASDIYQEIIPSAGDMYPYQIKALFLYMGSPVYALPAGHKHVEILMDPKKIPLIFASDIVIGETSMYADYIFPDLTFLERWEFSGSHPSVTPKVAPFRQPVSAPLTDTVTVFGEKMPLSLEALVLGLAEKLKLPGFGQDAFGPGLHLKRDEDMYLRMVANIAFGDKADGSEMVPAADAEELRIFKEARRHLPPTVYDYERWQKAVGPELWPRVVYVLNRGGRFQEYQKAYKDGQLANKYGKMVGIYFDKLASTKNSMTGKPYVPTVAYIEGPHDCLGRKLTDEAQGYDLTLITYRHIAHTKSRTPGNYWLQAVYPENFIDISPTDTRRLGLKPGDRVMVVSPTNEDGVWDLGHGWKKPMIGKIKIHEGIRPGVIGFTLGHGHWAYGAEPVLIDGVRIKGDPRRATGIHANAAMRVDPVLKNTGLVDPVGGSAVFYQSQVKLVKV, from the coding sequence ATGTCGAAGCCTGAGTTTGCAGCCCCGGAGGGTGAGTTCCTGGAGATGATCAACCAGCCCTTGGACCGCCGGGACTTTCTCAAGTGCTCGGCGCTGCTGGGGGGGTCGGTGGCGGCCGTGAGCTGCCTGCCCCGCTTGGGCTGGGCGGCGGAGGAGCGCTCCCCCGTCTTTGACGTGGGGGACGCCTACGTGCACCACCGCCCGGAAAACCAGATCTACTCCGTCTGCCAGCAGTGCAACACCAACTGCGGCATCAAGGTGAAGCTGGTGGACGGCCTGGTGGCCAAGATCGACGGCAATCCTTACAGTCCCTGGACCCTGACCCCCCAGCTCCCCTACCACACGCCCATTGCCCAGGCGGCCACGGTGGAGGGGGCCATCTGCCCCAAGGGGCAGGCGGGCCTCCAGGCCCTCTATGACCCGTACCGGCTGGTGAAGGTCCTGAAGCGGGCCGGCAAGCGGGGCGAAAACAAATGGCAGACCATCTCCTTTGAGCAGGCCATCACCGAGATTGTGGAAGGGGGGAACCTCTTCGGCGAAGGCCAGGTGGAGGGCTTGAAGGACATCCTGGTGCTCAGGGATCCCAAAATCGCCGCCGAGCTGGCCGCCGACGCCGGGCTGGTGACGGCCAAAAAGATGGATCTGGCGGCCTTCAAAGAGAAGCACAAGGACAATCTCACATACCTCATTGACCCGGATCACCCGGACCTGGGCCCCAAAAACAACCAGTTCTGCCTGCAGTGGGGGCGCCTCAAGGCCGGGCGCAGCGAGCTCCTGAAGCGCCTGGTGGGAAGCGCCATGGGTTCGGTGAACACTCACGGCCACACCACGGTGTGCCAGGGCTCCCTGTACTTCACCTGCAAGGCCATGAGCGACCAGTTTGTGGAAGGCAAGTTCACCGGCGGCAGCAAATTCTACTGGCAGGCGGACACCGGCAACGCCGAGTTCATCCTCTTTGTGGGCGCCAACCTCTATGAGGGCAACTATGGGCCGCCCTTGCGCTCGGTGAAGATCACCAACGGCCTGATTGACGGCCGCCTGAAGATCGCGGTGGTGGACCCCCGCTGCAACAAGGCCGCCTCCCGGGCCTGGAAGTGGCTGCCGGTCAGGCCCAACGGGGTGGCCGCGGTGGGCCTGGGGATGATGCGCTGGATCATCGACAACCAGCGCTACGACGCCCGTTACCTGGCCAATGCCAACAAGGCTGCGGCCCTGGCCGACCACGAGCCCACCTGGACCCAGACCGCCTGGCTGGTGAAGCTGAAAGACGGCCAGCCCACCACCTTCCTCCGGGGCTCCGATCTGGGCCTGCCGCCCCAGAAGCGGCCCAAAAAGGACGGTGGCGAGTGGGACTTCGACCCCTTCGTGGCCTTCAAGGACGGCAAATTCATCCCCTTTGACCCCGACAGCGAGACCGAGCCGGTGGAGGGCGAGCTGTTGGTGGACACCGAGGTGCCGGGCAGCGGCCTCAAAGTGAAGAGCGTCTTTCAGATCCTCAAGGACACGGTGAGCGCCCGAAAGCTCAGTGAATGGGCCGAGCTGGCCGGGGTCCGGGCCAGCGACCTGGAGGATCTGGCCCGGGAATTCACCAGTCACGGCAAAAAGGCGGTGGCGGACATCCACCGGGGCGTCTCCCAGAACACCTCGGGCTTTTACAATGTCCTCATCTACATGACCTTAAACACCCTCATCGGCAACCACGACTGGATGGGCGGTCTGGCCAAGGCCACCACCTACAACCTGGACGGCGACAAGGAAGGCAAGCCTTTCAACCTCACCAAACAGAAGGGCAAACTGAAACCCTGGGGCATCTCCATCATCCGGCACGAGACGGCCTATGACAAGACCACCCTCTTTAGCGGCTTTCCGGCCAAGCGGGTGTGGTATCCCTTCGCCAGCGACATCTATCAGGAGATCATCCCCAGCGCCGGGGACATGTACCCCTATCAGATCAAAGCCCTGTTCCTTTATATGGGCTCCCCGGTCTATGCCCTCCCCGCGGGGCACAAGCACGTGGAGATCCTGATGGATCCCAAGAAGATCCCCCTGATCTTCGCCTCGGACATCGTCATCGGCGAGACCAGCATGTACGCCGACTACATCTTCCCGGACCTCACCTTTCTGGAGCGCTGGGAGTTCTCCGGCTCCCACCCCTCCGTCACCCCCAAGGTGGCGCCTTTCCGCCAGCCGGTCTCGGCGCCCCTCACGGACACGGTGACGGTCTTCGGGGAGAAGATGCCCCTGTCCCTGGAGGCCCTGGTCCTGGGCCTGGCGGAGAAACTCAAGCTCCCCGGCTTCGGCCAGGACGCCTTCGGGCCGGGTCTGCACCTGAAGCGGGACGAGGATATGTACCTGCGTATGGTGGCCAACATCGCCTTTGGCGACAAGGCGGACGGCTCGGAAATGGTGCCGGCGGCAGACGCCGAGGAGCTGCGCATCTTCAAGGAGGCCCGGCGCCACCTGCCGCCCACGGTCTATGACTATGAGCGCTGGCAAAAGGCGGTGGGGCCCGAGCTCTGGCCCCGGGTGGTCTATGTGCTTAACCGGGGCGGCCGCTTCCAGGAGTATCAGAAGGCCTACAAGGACGGCCAGCTGGCCAACAAATACGGCAAGATGGTGGGCATTTACTTCGACAAGCTGGCCAGCACCAAAAACTCCATGACCGGCAAGCCCTATGTGCCCACCGTGGCCTATATCGAGGGGCCCCATGACTGTCTGGGCCGCAAGCTCACGGACGAGGCCCAGGGCTATGACCTCACCCTCATCACCTACCGGCACATCGCCCACACCAAATCCCGCACTCCCGGGAATTACTGGCTACAGGCGGTGTATCCGGAGAACTTCATCGACATCTCCCCGACAGACACCCGGCGCCTGGGCCTCAAACCCGGAGACCGGGTGATGGTGGTCTCCCCAACCAACGAGGACGGGGTCTGGGACCTGGGCCACGGCTGGAAGAAGCCCATGATCGGCAAGATCAAGATCCACGAGGGCATCCGGCCCGGGGTCATCGGCTTTACCCTGGGCCACGGCCATTGGGCCTACGGCGCCGAGCCGGTGCTCATCGACGGGGTGCGCATCAAGGGTGACCCCCGGCGGGCCACGGGCATCCACGCCAACGCCGCCATGCGGGTGGACCCGGTCCTGAAAAACACCGGCCTGGTGGACCCGGTGGGCGGCAGCGCCGTCTTTTATCAGAGCCAGGTGAAGCTGGTGAAGGTGTAA
- the nrfD gene encoding NrfD/PsrC family molybdoenzyme membrane anchor subunit has protein sequence MHDNRYYKILVGLAAAGLMVGTWGVANVLLYGKRATALGSYVPWGLWVAVYLFFLGLTAGAFLITILTYVFRVKIFAPIGPLSAFTVLVAILCEVIIISFDLGHFSRVWRFLTNPGWTSMIFWMVVFTNAMIIIYALECYFLLRESLVEGAQQEGTPARWLYRLLSFGKTDFTAADRQADHRRVRLLSIISLPVGLIFYGINGAIFAILLNRPIWNGALTPLLFIVTALLSGGALITFLTFIFRIDDALVHYLGHVIRFLLVVFLFLEALQFFVGYRTGMTINRASLDIIAFGPYWWVFWVVHLFLGSAIPLYLLSFRHESAQAVAAASFLIIITFIAVRLNFVIPDQAVYKLEGLEATFYHWRLRTDQYFPNLNEWLVSLWVFSLGLLAFMLGSKYLPIVSAGKGEAGHVEA, from the coding sequence ATGCACGACAACCGCTACTACAAGATTCTGGTGGGTTTGGCGGCGGCGGGCCTGATGGTGGGCACCTGGGGCGTGGCCAATGTCCTCCTCTACGGCAAACGGGCCACCGCCCTCGGGTCGTATGTGCCCTGGGGCCTGTGGGTGGCGGTCTATCTCTTCTTCCTCGGCCTCACCGCCGGCGCCTTCCTCATCACCATCCTCACCTATGTCTTTCGGGTGAAGATCTTTGCGCCCATCGGGCCTCTGTCGGCCTTCACCGTGCTGGTGGCCATCCTCTGCGAAGTGATCATCATCAGCTTCGATCTGGGGCATTTCTCCCGGGTCTGGCGCTTTCTCACCAATCCGGGCTGGACCTCCATGATCTTCTGGATGGTGGTCTTCACCAACGCCATGATCATCATCTATGCCCTGGAGTGCTACTTCCTCCTGCGGGAGAGCCTGGTGGAGGGCGCGCAGCAGGAGGGCACCCCGGCCCGCTGGCTCTACCGCCTGCTGAGCTTCGGCAAGACGGATTTCACCGCCGCGGACCGGCAGGCGGACCACCGCCGGGTGCGCCTGCTCTCCATCATCAGCCTGCCGGTGGGGCTCATCTTTTACGGCATCAACGGCGCCATCTTCGCCATTCTCCTAAACCGGCCCATCTGGAACGGCGCTTTGACCCCGCTTTTGTTCATCGTCACCGCGCTCCTCTCCGGTGGCGCCCTCATCACCTTCCTCACCTTTATCTTCAGGATTGATGACGCCCTGGTGCACTATCTGGGGCACGTCATCCGCTTTCTGCTGGTGGTGTTTCTCTTTTTGGAGGCCCTGCAGTTCTTTGTGGGTTACCGCACCGGCATGACCATCAACCGGGCCTCCCTGGACATCATCGCCTTCGGGCCGTATTGGTGGGTCTTCTGGGTGGTGCACCTCTTCCTGGGGAGCGCGATTCCCCTCTACCTCCTGTCCTTCCGGCATGAGAGCGCCCAGGCGGTGGCCGCCGCCAGCTTCCTCATCATCATCACCTTCATTGCAGTGCGCCTCAACTTTGTCATCCCGGACCAGGCGGTCTATAAACTGGAGGGCCTGGAGGCCACCTTTTACCATTGGCGTCTCAGGACCGACCAGTATTTCCCCAACCTCAACGAATGGCTGGTGAGCCTGTGGGTCTTTTCCCTGGGGCTGCTGGCCTTCATGCTGGGATCCAAATACCTGCCCATCGTCAGCGCCGGCAAAGGAGAAGCGGGACATGTCGAAGCCTGA
- a CDS encoding 4Fe-4S dicluster domain-containing protein, whose product MTRALPLEDALMRMQRDLRRALAKDPREIRWGMVIDLARCIGCHACTLACVAENKLPPGVVYRVVLEEEVGHYPMVRQRFVPRPCVHCQNPPCTKVCPVNATYRDEQGVVRVNYLRCIGCRYCLVACPYAARTSDFGERYTNDTPEMPGKLFGRRAAFAGYEERPAAEYGRRWPDRNGGSPFGNARKCHFCLHRLKVGMLPACVTSCIGRATIFGDRTDPDSLIFEALGSPRLFRLKEELGTQPAVYYLK is encoded by the coding sequence ATGACCCGAGCCTTGCCGCTGGAGGATGCCCTGATGCGCATGCAGCGGGACCTGAGACGGGCCTTGGCCAAAGACCCCCGGGAGATCAGATGGGGGATGGTCATCGATCTGGCCCGCTGCATCGGCTGCCACGCCTGCACCCTGGCTTGCGTGGCGGAGAACAAGTTGCCGCCGGGGGTGGTCTACCGGGTGGTCCTGGAAGAGGAAGTGGGCCATTACCCCATGGTGCGCCAGCGTTTTGTGCCTCGGCCCTGCGTCCACTGCCAGAACCCGCCCTGCACCAAGGTCTGCCCGGTCAACGCCACCTACCGGGATGAGCAGGGGGTGGTGCGGGTGAACTACCTGCGCTGCATCGGCTGCCGCTACTGCCTGGTGGCCTGCCCCTATGCCGCCCGGACCTCGGATTTCGGCGAGCGCTATACCAACGACACCCCGGAGATGCCCGGGAAGCTCTTCGGCCGCCGGGCCGCCTTTGCCGGTTACGAGGAGCGCCCCGCGGCGGAGTACGGCAGACGCTGGCCGGACCGCAACGGCGGCTCCCCCTTCGGCAACGCCCGCAAGTGCCACTTCTGTCTCCACCGCCTGAAGGTGGGGATGCTGCCGGCCTGCGTCACCTCCTGCATCGGCCGGGCCACCATCTTCGGCGACCGCACCGACCCGGACAGCCTCATCTTTGAAGCCCTGGGCTCCCCCCGCCTCTTCCGCCTGAAAGAGGAGCTGGGCACCCAGCCGGCGGTCTATTACCTGAAATAA